ATTGCCCCGACCGGTCTCGTAGGCGTCCCTGATTCCCCGGCGGTTGAACAGAAAGGCCCCGGTGGGGAAGTCGGGCCCCTGGACAAGGGCCATCAATTCACGAATCGAGGCCTCGGGACGATTCAGGAGGAGCAGGGTCGCATCGACCACCTCTCCCAGGTTGTGAGGCGGAATGTTCGTGGCCATTCCCACTGCGATGCCCGAGGAGCCGTTGACTAGGAGATTGGGCACCTTGGTCGGCAGGACCGAGGGTTCCTGGAGGGTGTTGTCGTAATTAGGCCGAAATTGGACCGTATCCTTGTCGATATCCTCCAAAAAATTGGTGGTCAGACGGGACATGCGGGCCTCGGTGTACCGCATGGCCGCGGCAGAGTCACCGTCGATGGAGCCAAAGTTTCCCTGGCCATCAATGAGTGGGTCGCGCATGTTGAAATTCTGGGCCAAGCGAACCAACGCGTCATAGACCGCGGAATCTCCGTGGGGATGATACTTGCCGATAACGTCGCCCACCACCCTGGCCGACTTCTTGTAAGGCCGGTTATAGGTGTTCCCGAGATCGTGCATGGCGTACAGAATCCGCCTGTGGACGGGTTTGAGACCATCGCGGACGTCAGGTATGGCCCGACCGACAATGACGCTCAGGGCATACTCGAGATACGATTTTTTGAGCTCTTGCTCTATGTTGATAAAACTTTTCTGATCTTTTTGTTCTTTTTCTTCGGGGGTGTTCACTCTTTCCTCGCTTGCATCTCTCTTCCAGGCAGTGCCGACAAAAACTTCCCTAGATGTCCAGATCTCTGACGGTCAGGGCGTTTCTCTCGATGAAATCACGCCTGGGCTCGACCTTATCTCCCATGAGTCTTGAAAAAAGTTCGTCGGCTTCCTCGGCATCTTCGATGGTCACCTTGTACAGGGCCCGGTTTTCCGGATTCATGGTCGTTTCCCAGAGCTGTTCCGGATTCATCTCACCAAGACCCTTGTAGCGTTGAATACCAACCCCTTTTTGAGCCTCTTCCAGGGACCGGTCCAGAATGAAGAGCGCATCACCTGCACCGAGTTCAACCCCTTTGCTCTCCAATGTGTAGACAAGATCGGGGCATGATTCCCGCAAGGTATCCACGACACCGTAGGCGGCCCGGTAGAGGCGGGTATTGAAAAATTCTACGCCTATTTTGGTTTGACGGGCGTTGGCGTCCTCGATGACCGCATAATGACGAATGTCCTTTTCCAACACTTCGCGGCTGTCGTCATCGTCTTCATCCTTTTCTTCCAGGACGTGCAGGGAATACCCCTTCTCCCGGACATATTCGAGGAGTTCCGGGCTTGTTCCCTCGATCAAGCCTTCAGCCGTTATCCGCTCCGGGCAGGCGACCATGACCATGAAGAGATGTTCAGGAATACCAATATTGGCGGCCTCGTTCATTTTTTCCCGTAACCCTGAGACAGCCCACAAAAAATCCTCCATGGATTTTCCATGAAGTTCGTTTCCGCTGGAGGTTCTGACGGTCACTTCTGAGCTGACCCGTTCGATGAGAAAGGCGTTCAGGCCAGACTCGTCTTTGATGTATCGTTCGAAATTTCCCTTGTGGACCCGGTACAGGGGAGGCTCGGCGATGTAGAGATAGCCCTTGTCCACAAGTTCCTCGTACTGGCGGAAAAAGAACGTCAAAAGCAGGGTTCGGATATGGGCCCCGTCCACATCGGCGTCGGTCATGATGACTACCTTGTGATAGCGGAGCTTTTCCAAATTGATCCCGTCCTCGCCGATGCCGATACCCATGGCAGTGATCAGGTTCTTGATCTCCTTGTTCTTGAGCATCTTGTCGAAACGGGTCTTTTCGACGTTCAAAATCTTGCCCCGCAAAGGGAGAATGGCTTGAAACCTTGGATTTCGGCCCTGTTTGGCCGAACCTCCGGCCGAATCGCCCTCGACGATGAAAATTTCACTTTCCTCTGGGCTCTTGCTCTGACAATCGGCAAGCTTCCCAGGTAGGGAATGATCTCCCAGTGCCCCTTTGCGTCGAACGAGATCCTTGGCCCGCCTGGCGGCTTCCCTGGCCCTGGAGGCGTCCACGACCTTTTCGACAATCAGCTTGGCGTCCTTGGGATTCTCCTCGAAAAAAGTCATCAACCTCTCATAGACGATACCGTTGACGTACCCGGAAACCTCGCTATTCCCGAGCTTGGTCTTGGTCTGCCCCTCGAACTGGGGGTTGGAAAGCTTGACGCTGACGACCACTGTCATGCCCTCGCGGACATCGTCCCCGGACAGCTTGCACTTGAGCTTCTTTGGCAGATCGGCGTTGGCCAGATATGTGTTTATAGCCCGGGTCAAAGCCATGCGGAAGCCCATGAGATGGGTGCCGCCCTCCCGAGTCCGGATATTGTTGGCAAAGGAGTAGACCGTTTCTTTATACCCGGTGTTGTATTGCATGGCAAAGTCGATGACCACGTCGTCCACAGTCCCGCTCCCGGATACAATGGGATGGATGCCGTCGATGCCATTCAGTTGCTGGACAAAGGAGACGATGCCTCCATCGTGAAGATAGGTCTCGCGAGCCTGGTTCCGCTCGTCAAAGAACTCGATCTTCAGACCGGGGTTGAGATAGGCCAGTTCATTGAATCGTTTGGCTAAGATGTCGAACGAAAAAGTGATGTCCGGAAAAATCAGTTCGTCAGGCCGGAAACGAATCCGTGTGCCCGTATTCTCGCTCGTTCCTATCTTTTCAACATCGGCCAACGGGATGCCCCGTTCGTAGCGCTGATGATACTTTCCGCCTTGGCGGTTGACCACAACCTCCAGATACTCGGATAGGGCGTTGACCACGGATACACCCACCCCGTGCAACCCACCCGACACCTTGTAGCTCGAACTGTCGAATTTCCCTCCGGCATTGAGCATGGTCATGACCACTTCCAGGGCCGAACGCTGTTCATCCTCATGGATGTCCACAGGTATGCCCCGACCGTTGTCGGTCACGGTCACGCTGTTGTCGAGATGGATGCTGACCTTGATATGGTCGCAATACCCGGCCAAGGCCTCGTCGATACAGTTGTCAACCACCTCGTAAATCAGGTGATGGAGTCCGGCCTGATCGGTGCCCCCGATATACATGGCCGGCCGTTTACGAGGATGTTCGAGGCCCTTGAGGACGGTAATGCTTTCTGCCGTATAGGCGTTCGGATTCTTTTCGACGGTCATGCTTTTCTATATCTCCCGGGTTTCGGCTTCTTCGGTGTAGTAGGTGTCAGTGGTGATCTCCACGGGCATAGAGATCACCGTGTAGTTCTCGTCGGTGTCAATTCCCCTTATCCTGCAAGGGGATCTGGACCCGGTGAATTCCAGAACCAGGGCCTCCGAATCGAAGTGAGTAATGACCTCCATCAGACTGGCGTTCATGAAGGCGATACTGTCCAGTTCCCCGCTATAGGAAATTTCCAGAATTTCCCTGGCATCGCCCACATCCTGGCCCTGGGTCGTCAGCACCAATGCCTTCGAGGACAGACTCATGAGAATCGAAGAATAATTTTCGGTATTGAATACCGAAAGCCTGTCCAAAGAATCAAAAAAATCTGCTGCGTTGACCTCCATCCTGGATGTGAACTGGCCCTCGAACCGATTGAGGAAGGATTTATAGTCCGGATACGTGTGGAGCTTCAGGGGAAAACTGAGCATTTCCTGGCCGTCGGCAGACCGAAGAAACACTCGTTTGGCCGTCATACTCAATTCAACCTCGTCGAAGGTCGTCCATCTCCGTATTTCGCTCATGGCCTTCTTGGGGATGAGCATTCCTTCCTCCGACAGGACGTTGAACAAATCCTGATTCTGGA
The nucleotide sequence above comes from Deltaproteobacteria bacterium. Encoded proteins:
- the gyrB gene encoding DNA topoisomerase (ATP-hydrolyzing) subunit B, translated to MTVEKNPNAYTAESITVLKGLEHPRKRPAMYIGGTDQAGLHHLIYEVVDNCIDEALAGYCDHIKVSIHLDNSVTVTDNGRGIPVDIHEDEQRSALEVVMTMLNAGGKFDSSSYKVSGGLHGVGVSVVNALSEYLEVVVNRQGGKYHQRYERGIPLADVEKIGTSENTGTRIRFRPDELIFPDITFSFDILAKRFNELAYLNPGLKIEFFDERNQARETYLHDGGIVSFVQQLNGIDGIHPIVSGSGTVDDVVIDFAMQYNTGYKETVYSFANNIRTREGGTHLMGFRMALTRAINTYLANADLPKKLKCKLSGDDVREGMTVVVSVKLSNPQFEGQTKTKLGNSEVSGYVNGIVYERLMTFFEENPKDAKLIVEKVVDASRAREAARRAKDLVRRKGALGDHSLPGKLADCQSKSPEESEIFIVEGDSAGGSAKQGRNPRFQAILPLRGKILNVEKTRFDKMLKNKEIKNLITAMGIGIGEDGINLEKLRYHKVVIMTDADVDGAHIRTLLLTFFFRQYEELVDKGYLYIAEPPLYRVHKGNFERYIKDESGLNAFLIERVSSEVTVRTSSGNELHGKSMEDFLWAVSGLREKMNEAANIGIPEHLFMVMVACPERITAEGLIEGTSPELLEYVREKGYSLHVLEEKDEDDDDSREVLEKDIRHYAVIEDANARQTKIGVEFFNTRLYRAAYGVVDTLRESCPDLVYTLESKGVELGAGDALFILDRSLEEAQKGVGIQRYKGLGEMNPEQLWETTMNPENRALYKVTIEDAEEADELFSRLMGDKVEPRRDFIERNALTVRDLDI
- the dnaN gene encoding DNA polymerase III subunit beta, with protein sequence MKFSILKEDVIEGLQKAMSITPAKTGAAYLRSLWIKTEADRIVVMSTDASTEFTGSYPAVVHEAGLIGLNAKKFCELVRKHKGGEILLHTEKDGETCIIEQGRKKYRLPTYDAGWFQNFHDFPEERTVLLEGNFLRTLIDRTAFCLLDDESDNEYNCLRLGKDENGWIDVCAMNGHQFALFRFQNQDLFNVLSEEGMLIPKKAMSEIRRWTTFDEVELSMTAKRVFLRSADGQEMLSFPLKLHTYPDYKSFLNRFEGQFTSRMEVNAADFFDSLDRLSVFNTENYSSILMSLSSKALVLTTQGQDVGDAREILEISYSGELDSIAFMNASLMEVITHFDSEALVLEFTGSRSPCRIRGIDTDENYTVISMPVEITTDTYYTEEAETREI